In one window of Paraburkholderia phymatum STM815 DNA:
- the recB gene encoding exodeoxyribonuclease V subunit beta, whose protein sequence is MSGARWMQAAAAQELDVFACDLDGVNQIEASAGTGKTWNICALYVRLLLEKNLSADQILVVTFTKAATAELHERIRGRLAEVQRAIETGDDGGDPFIIRLFETTLSEARGVDLEAAAKIVRRALRTFDQAAIHTIHAFCQRALQEAPFAAAMPFAFEMEADDAALRFELAADFWREQVEPVAARHPSFAAWLVEKRAGPASLDAQLARRLKKPLAQLRWGEVGERESAAQHDMQARFDTACEMWRAGRDDIVRLLEAAQEGLSKLSHKPELVRAAIEAWTDYFAQDDCHVPPPKAALKLTAAALTKGTKKNFDPPTHPFFVVADELAAASLAAEAAQRARWLGLVQAWLDYAPHELTTRKRSRRVVSFDDLLSNLHRALATHVWLADALRARYPAALIDEFQDTDPLQFAIFNRIFAPKGPLFLVGDPKQAIYSFRAADLHTYLAARAKASARYTLAVNQRSTAPVVEACNRFFEANPKAFVLEGLDYQPVRAGERQRPPLIDRDGTAGGDFRAWMLPQGDAALIKRDAQRAASEACAAEIVRLLRGAREGHVTIGDKPLAPGNIAVLVQTHKQGSLIKRVLSAWGVGSVELAQASVFESLDAEQIERVLAAVDTPGDLRRLRAALACDWFGLDAASLWRLEHLAESTPAAGELTQTVDAMGWVERFSRYRMLWHERGFAVMWRTLMRELHVAQRIVAGAEGERRLTNLNHLAELLQARAATRPGIAPTLRWIAAQREGAGGGEEAQLRLESDRNLVQIVTVHKSKGLEYAVVFCPFLNDGAMREPHPSGLPDAREYHDDGGTAVLHYGCDEEQADLASRQATREQAAERARLIYVALTRAVYRCYVVAGTYLSARSTKESARSVLNWLVAGNAREFDEWLAKPLEEGAIYRHWQALAGGPVTVAGLPPVVRREPLESVTDSGVRLRARANRRSLREAWRMTSFSSLIAAGSRTDETSASNAVNEEARPDHDELADLPSVSNAPVFDVAAAPVELAADDILSFPRGPAAGECLHRMFELADFSDPGTWPHAIERALHERPAPAEPELAQRLPAMMQRLLADIVSTELVPGMTLAALDPKRRLNELEFLFSAASLDFPALRALLVGHGYPDVALDAGALRGFVKGFIDMIVEHQGRFWVIDWKSNHLGDTRESYASEPLEEAMASHAYHLQALLYTVALHRYLRLRIPGYEYEKHMGGYLYLFVRGVRPAWRDGGHVAGVHVRRPEHALVVALDALMSGGSP, encoded by the coding sequence ATGAGCGGCGCACGATGGATGCAGGCTGCCGCTGCGCAGGAGCTTGACGTGTTCGCGTGCGATCTCGACGGCGTCAATCAGATCGAGGCATCGGCGGGAACCGGCAAGACGTGGAACATATGCGCGCTCTACGTCCGACTCTTGCTGGAGAAGAATCTGAGCGCCGATCAGATTCTCGTCGTGACTTTTACGAAAGCGGCGACGGCCGAGTTGCATGAACGCATTCGCGGGCGTCTCGCTGAAGTGCAACGCGCGATCGAAACGGGCGACGACGGCGGCGATCCGTTCATCATCCGGCTGTTTGAAACGACGCTCTCCGAGGCACGCGGCGTCGATCTCGAAGCAGCCGCCAAAATCGTGCGGCGCGCACTGCGTACCTTCGATCAGGCGGCGATCCACACGATCCACGCGTTCTGTCAGCGCGCGTTGCAGGAAGCGCCGTTCGCAGCCGCGATGCCATTCGCGTTCGAGATGGAAGCGGACGATGCCGCATTGCGCTTCGAACTCGCAGCCGATTTCTGGCGCGAACAGGTGGAACCCGTGGCCGCTCGTCATCCGTCGTTCGCGGCGTGGCTGGTCGAAAAGCGCGCAGGCCCGGCGTCGCTTGACGCACAGCTTGCGCGGCGCCTGAAGAAGCCGCTCGCGCAATTGCGCTGGGGCGAAGTCGGCGAACGCGAAAGCGCCGCGCAGCACGACATGCAGGCGCGTTTCGATACGGCCTGCGAGATGTGGCGCGCCGGGCGCGACGACATCGTGCGCCTGCTGGAGGCAGCGCAGGAGGGCTTGAGCAAGCTTTCGCACAAGCCCGAACTGGTACGCGCCGCGATCGAAGCATGGACCGACTATTTCGCGCAGGACGACTGCCACGTGCCGCCGCCCAAGGCTGCGCTGAAACTGACGGCAGCCGCGTTGACGAAGGGCACGAAGAAAAATTTCGATCCGCCCACGCATCCGTTCTTTGTCGTCGCGGATGAACTCGCCGCTGCGTCGCTGGCGGCGGAGGCGGCGCAACGCGCGCGCTGGCTCGGCCTCGTGCAGGCGTGGCTCGACTATGCGCCGCATGAACTGACGACACGAAAGCGCTCACGTCGTGTCGTATCGTTCGACGATCTGCTGTCGAACCTGCATCGCGCGCTCGCGACTCACGTGTGGCTCGCGGATGCGCTGCGCGCGCGCTATCCCGCTGCGCTGATCGATGAGTTTCAGGACACCGACCCGCTGCAGTTCGCGATCTTCAATCGCATCTTCGCTCCAAAGGGACCGCTCTTTCTGGTCGGCGACCCCAAGCAGGCCATCTACAGTTTTCGCGCGGCGGATCTGCATACGTATCTCGCCGCCCGCGCGAAAGCGTCGGCGCGCTATACGCTCGCCGTCAATCAGCGTTCGACGGCGCCCGTCGTCGAAGCGTGCAACCGCTTCTTCGAAGCGAACCCAAAGGCGTTCGTGCTCGAAGGTCTCGACTATCAGCCGGTGCGGGCAGGCGAGCGGCAGCGGCCGCCGCTCATCGACAGGGACGGCACGGCTGGCGGCGATTTTCGCGCATGGATGCTGCCGCAAGGCGACGCGGCGCTGATCAAACGCGATGCGCAGCGGGCAGCCAGTGAGGCCTGCGCGGCGGAGATCGTGCGGCTATTGCGCGGCGCGCGCGAGGGCCACGTGACGATTGGCGACAAGCCGCTCGCGCCCGGCAACATCGCCGTGCTCGTGCAGACACACAAGCAGGGCAGCCTGATCAAGCGCGTGTTGTCCGCGTGGGGCGTGGGCAGCGTCGAGCTTGCGCAGGCATCGGTGTTCGAATCGCTCGATGCCGAGCAGATCGAACGGGTGCTGGCCGCCGTCGATACGCCCGGTGACTTGCGTCGGCTGCGCGCGGCGCTCGCCTGCGACTGGTTCGGTCTCGATGCGGCATCGCTGTGGCGGCTCGAACACCTCGCCGAGTCGACACCTGCCGCAGGCGAGCTCACGCAGACCGTCGATGCGATGGGTTGGGTCGAGCGTTTTTCGCGCTACAGGATGCTGTGGCACGAGCGCGGTTTTGCCGTCATGTGGCGCACGCTGATGCGCGAACTGCATGTCGCGCAGCGGATCGTCGCGGGCGCCGAGGGCGAGCGGCGGCTCACCAACCTGAACCATCTCGCCGAACTCCTGCAGGCACGCGCTGCGACGCGGCCTGGCATCGCGCCGACGCTGCGCTGGATCGCGGCGCAGCGCGAAGGCGCAGGGGGCGGCGAAGAGGCGCAGCTTCGGCTCGAATCGGATCGCAATCTCGTGCAGATCGTCACGGTTCACAAGTCGAAGGGACTCGAGTATGCCGTCGTGTTCTGTCCGTTTCTCAACGATGGTGCCATGCGCGAGCCGCACCCGTCGGGGCTGCCCGATGCGCGCGAATATCACGACGACGGCGGCACGGCCGTGCTGCACTATGGCTGCGATGAAGAGCAAGCTGACCTTGCGAGCCGGCAGGCGACACGTGAGCAGGCGGCCGAGCGCGCGCGGCTGATCTACGTCGCGCTGACGCGCGCCGTGTACCGCTGCTACGTGGTGGCGGGCACGTATCTGTCGGCGCGGTCGACGAAGGAGTCGGCGCGCAGCGTGCTGAACTGGCTGGTCGCGGGCAACGCGCGCGAGTTCGACGAGTGGCTCGCGAAGCCGCTCGAAGAAGGCGCGATCTATCGGCATTGGCAGGCGCTTGCAGGCGGGCCAGTGACCGTCGCCGGTTTGCCGCCCGTCGTGCGTCGCGAGCCGCTGGAAAGCGTCACCGATAGCGGCGTCCGTTTGCGCGCCCGCGCGAACCGGCGGTCGTTGCGCGAAGCGTGGCGCATGACGAGCTTCAGTTCGCTGATCGCAGCGGGCTCGCGGACCGACGAAACGTCCGCGTCCAATGCCGTCAACGAAGAAGCGCGTCCCGATCACGACGAACTGGCCGATCTGCCGTCCGTATCGAACGCGCCCGTGTTCGACGTGGCTGCTGCGCCCGTCGAACTCGCGGCCGACGATATCCTCTCGTTTCCGCGCGGCCCGGCGGCGGGCGAGTGTCTGCATCGCATGTTCGAGCTCGCGGATTTTTCTGATCCTGGCACGTGGCCGCATGCGATCGAACGCGCGCTGCACGAGCGGCCTGCGCCTGCCGAGCCCGAGCTCGCGCAACGTCTGCCCGCGATGATGCAGCGTCTGCTTGCCGATATCGTCAGCACGGAACTCGTGCCCGGCATGACGCTGGCGGCGCTCGATCCGAAGCGCCGGCTCAACGAACTGGAGTTTCTCTTTTCGGCGGCATCGCTCGACTTCCCCGCGTTGCGAGCCCTGCTCGTCGGGCACGGCTATCCTGACGTCGCGCTGGATGCGGGTGCGCTGCGCGGCTTCGTCAAAGGCTTCATCGACATGATCGTCGAGCATCAGGGACGCTTCTGGGTGATCGACTGGAAGTCGAATCATCTCGGCGATACGCGCGAGAGTTATGCCTCGGAGCCGCTCGAAGAAGCGATGGCAAGCCACGCCTATCACCTGCAGGCGCTACTCTATACCGTCGCGCTGCATCGTTATCTGCGCTTGAGGATTCCCGGCTACGAGTATGAGAAACACATGGGCGGCTATCTCTATCTGTTCGTGCGCGGTGTGCGTCCCGCCTGGCGCGACGGCGGCCACGTTGCGGGCGTGCATGTGCGACGGCCCGAGCATGCGCTCGTCGTCGCGCTCGATGCACTGATGAGCGGAGGCTCGCCGTGA
- the recC gene encoding exodeoxyribonuclease V subunit gamma, which translates to MLQIVYSNQYDVLVGALLDGLAQTPSSPWTAQPVIVPSAAVRRRLELDIAARQGVCANIHFGYLAQWLWTQIGGVIDVPPRSPFAPDRLVWRCYRLLGDADEARPWNASPRLRSYLDAADPPMRYELARRVATVLDHYLTYRPEWLLQWQKGGSIFASGAAADTGPRLTGASAAEREDERWQGALWRALLVEVAGNAHAPDAATPPAYRFLDEVRSFDLDTIARAEWPGSVSVFALPTMPPLHIALLRELSRWIDVRLYAMNPCREFWFDIVSAGRVEALDAAGRLDYQEVGHPLLAEWGRQTQAQLHMLHELTESAASSEASYFAENAAPTWLAAVQNAMLDLRDERDLDTQPAQRGIEVHVCHSLARQLEVLHDRLLGWFDEFDDLQPADVLVTLPDLGAAGPLIDAVFGTSPAGDTRRIPYRITGLPPSQANPVARVLLDWLALPERNVGAPELIEWLRVDAIAARYGIDAAALEDVQEWLAAAGARRGLAPVPAADSAVPVARHTFADALTRLFLGYAMPEGGAPVDAWLPVEGADGSDAELLGRLASFVDDVDAFARRCADDMTPVEWTQLLLEVLGRCFDSGVDFADSLAAVRDAVDAMSEAMRAGAEHLPLPAAVVRTALAEALDDPARGGVPWGTVTFSSLTSLRGLPFRVVCMLGMDDGVLPSLARADEFDLMAGFGKAGDRQRRDDERNLFLDLLLAAQDRLLIAYTGRSIRDNAPLPPAALVDELLDHLARVSSAEDASPAELDAARRAFIVEHPLQPFASDYFNAKRALFSYDADRAELAALLAEPSSSPVAPFFDVPLPAEQDEPVAFDDFQRFWRHPARALLRDRLGIVLSDAQGELLDMEPFELDYASRDALADRLLPALLDIDFDGEAFERVRRVAEASPEMPGGATGAVWRTRELSALRGLADRVRREVASGVTRLPFTLDIDARWPDTGDVALFGRYDDVLRDRSEGPLRLQGTLNLLTPTGQVVFRYAKPTARDYLSAWLSHLVYCAALPAGPRRTVWHASGESFELTPVEHPVDELAALAALFRAGRALPLRFFPKSAWTKISDSDSAAQGGWISDRVRGESDDAALRIAYRGAPLTLDEPFGTLATIVFGPLVTHLRSVS; encoded by the coding sequence ATGCTCCAGATTGTCTATTCGAACCAGTACGATGTGCTCGTCGGCGCGCTGCTCGACGGGCTCGCGCAGACGCCTTCCAGTCCGTGGACTGCGCAACCTGTGATCGTGCCGAGTGCGGCCGTGCGGCGGCGCCTCGAACTCGATATCGCTGCGCGCCAGGGTGTGTGCGCGAATATCCACTTCGGCTATCTCGCGCAATGGCTGTGGACGCAGATCGGCGGCGTGATCGACGTTCCGCCGCGTTCGCCGTTCGCGCCCGACCGGCTGGTATGGCGCTGCTACCGTCTGCTCGGCGACGCGGACGAGGCGCGTCCGTGGAACGCGTCGCCGCGCCTGCGCAGCTACCTCGACGCCGCCGATCCGCCGATGCGCTATGAACTCGCGCGGCGCGTCGCGACGGTGCTCGACCACTATCTGACCTATCGTCCCGAATGGCTGTTGCAATGGCAGAAGGGCGGTTCGATTTTCGCGAGCGGCGCCGCTGCCGACACGGGCCCGCGTCTGACGGGCGCGAGCGCCGCCGAGCGCGAAGACGAGCGTTGGCAGGGCGCGCTGTGGCGCGCACTGCTGGTCGAAGTTGCGGGCAACGCGCATGCGCCGGACGCGGCCACGCCGCCTGCCTATCGCTTTCTCGACGAAGTCCGCTCGTTCGATCTCGACACGATCGCGCGCGCCGAATGGCCGGGTTCGGTGAGCGTGTTTGCGCTGCCGACCATGCCGCCCTTGCACATCGCGCTGCTGCGCGAACTGTCGCGCTGGATCGACGTGCGTCTGTACGCGATGAATCCGTGCCGGGAATTCTGGTTCGATATCGTCAGCGCCGGGCGCGTCGAAGCGCTCGATGCTGCGGGTCGACTCGACTATCAGGAAGTCGGCCATCCGCTGCTCGCGGAGTGGGGCCGGCAGACGCAGGCGCAACTGCACATGTTGCACGAACTGACGGAAAGCGCGGCGTCGTCCGAGGCGTCGTACTTCGCGGAGAATGCCGCGCCGACCTGGCTCGCCGCCGTGCAGAACGCGATGCTCGATCTGCGCGACGAGCGCGATCTCGATACGCAGCCCGCTCAACGCGGCATCGAAGTGCATGTCTGTCATAGCCTCGCGCGTCAACTGGAAGTGCTGCACGATCGCCTGCTGGGCTGGTTCGACGAGTTCGACGACCTGCAGCCCGCCGACGTGCTCGTCACGCTGCCCGATCTCGGCGCGGCCGGTCCACTGATCGATGCCGTGTTCGGCACGTCGCCGGCGGGCGATACGCGCCGCATTCCGTATCGGATCACCGGCTTGCCGCCTTCGCAGGCGAACCCGGTGGCCCGCGTGCTGCTCGACTGGCTCGCGTTGCCCGAGCGCAATGTCGGTGCGCCGGAGCTGATCGAATGGCTGCGTGTCGACGCCATTGCGGCGCGCTATGGCATCGACGCCGCCGCGCTCGAAGACGTCCAGGAATGGCTTGCGGCAGCGGGCGCGCGGCGCGGCCTCGCGCCCGTGCCGGCCGCCGACAGCGCGGTTCCCGTCGCGCGCCACACGTTCGCCGATGCGCTTACGCGTCTCTTTCTCGGCTACGCGATGCCAGAAGGCGGCGCGCCCGTTGATGCATGGCTGCCCGTCGAAGGCGCGGACGGATCGGATGCGGAACTGCTTGGCCGGCTCGCGAGTTTCGTCGACGACGTCGATGCCTTTGCGCGGCGTTGCGCGGACGACATGACGCCCGTCGAGTGGACGCAGCTGTTGCTCGAAGTGCTCGGCCGCTGCTTCGACAGCGGCGTCGACTTTGCGGACAGCCTCGCCGCCGTGCGCGATGCCGTCGACGCGATGAGCGAAGCGATGCGCGCGGGCGCCGAGCATCTGCCGTTGCCCGCGGCCGTGGTGCGCACTGCGCTCGCCGAAGCGCTGGACGATCCCGCGCGCGGCGGCGTGCCGTGGGGCACCGTGACGTTTTCGTCGCTGACCAGCCTGCGTGGCTTGCCGTTCAGGGTGGTGTGCATGCTCGGCATGGACGATGGCGTGCTGCCAAGCCTCGCGCGAGCCGACGAATTCGATCTGATGGCCGGGTTCGGCAAGGCAGGCGATCGTCAGCGTCGCGACGACGAGCGCAATCTGTTTCTGGATCTGCTGCTGGCCGCGCAGGATCGGCTGCTGATCGCCTATACGGGGCGAAGCATCCGCGATAATGCGCCGCTGCCGCCCGCCGCGCTCGTCGACGAACTGCTCGATCATCTGGCACGCGTGTCGTCGGCAGAAGACGCGTCGCCTGCCGAACTCGACGCGGCGCGGCGCGCATTCATCGTCGAGCATCCATTGCAGCCGTTCGCCTCCGACTACTTCAACGCGAAGCGTGCCCTGTTCAGTTACGACGCCGACCGCGCGGAGCTTGCCGCGTTACTTGCCGAACCGTCAAGTTCGCCGGTTGCGCCGTTCTTCGACGTGCCGCTGCCCGCCGAACAGGACGAACCCGTCGCCTTTGACGACTTCCAGCGCTTCTGGCGGCATCCCGCGCGCGCGTTGCTGCGCGACCGGCTCGGCATCGTGTTGTCCGACGCGCAAGGCGAACTGCTCGACATGGAGCCGTTCGAACTTGACTACGCAAGCCGCGATGCGCTGGCCGACCGTCTGCTGCCCGCGCTGCTCGACATTGATTTCGACGGCGAAGCGTTCGAACGCGTGCGGCGCGTCGCCGAAGCCAGCCCCGAGATGCCGGGCGGCGCGACGGGCGCGGTGTGGCGCACACGTGAGCTCTCGGCGTTGCGCGGACTCGCGGATCGCGTGCGGCGCGAAGTGGCATCGGGCGTCACGCGCCTGCCGTTCACGCTCGATATCGACGCACGCTGGCCGGACACGGGCGATGTCGCGCTGTTCGGCCGCTACGACGACGTGCTGCGCGACAGATCGGAAGGTCCGCTGCGATTGCAGGGCACGCTCAATCTGCTCACGCCGACGGGGCAGGTCGTCTTCCGGTATGCGAAACCGACCGCGCGCGACTATCTGTCCGCGTGGCTGTCGCATCTCGTCTACTGTGCGGCGCTGCCTGCCGGACCGAGGCGCACCGTATGGCACGCAAGCGGCGAATCGTTCGAACTCACGCCCGTCGAGCATCCCGTGGATGAACTCGCTGCGCTTGCCGCGCTGTTCCGCGCCGGGCGTGCGTTGCCGCTACGCTTCTTCCCGAAGAGTGCGTGGACGAAGATCAGCGACAGCGACTCCGCGGCTCAAGGTGGCTGGATCAGCGACCGCGTGCGCGGCGAGTCCGACGACGCGGCGCTGCGCATCGCATATCGCGGCGCGCCGCTGACGCTCGACGAACCGTTCGGCACGTTGGCCACGATCGTCTTCGGGCCGCTTGTCACGCATCTGAGGAGCGTGTCATGA
- a CDS encoding FUSC family protein codes for MRYSVEIKKFLYSQYFYGGLRIAVGVSLPAILSLIVFHNRELGFTIATGALGACAVDMPGPLKYKHNEMLACSVIGFLAALATGLATVNPVALWCTVVPLTFVLSLIVVYGNRWPQISFATLFMMIMTLEEHFTPLQALVNASWMLVGGLWFTYWSTFVSRWMMYRIEQQALAESVFALADYLLARADFFDLDNDLDECYRNLVAKQIAAVAMQDAARDIVLRNLPKLKSGRLEPRRATLFNLFIHIVDLHEQFVGAHTDYPLVRNTFGGSDLLIFYRDLIRKAAADLEDIGLAVLQNEPPRARISVKAELRAIEYEIELMRKRDLPNRHPEAYSTISASFRRVWSATRLIERMRKNLANEDNTKETDLRIDQALTRFVSSRRVPFGSIFSNLTMASPSFRHALRVTIAVAVGFWLGRLLPLTNAYWIVMTTVIILKPGYSLTKQRNGQRIVGTLIGCAASIALIMSVKSPHVLIIVMFASMVMSYSLLLFNYTASVVFTSSYVLLLFHLLAPGSLHIIGERAIDTVVGCAIAIAASHLFPYWEYRLMGKLVDDMIAAMRSYLEASWWWGGKPAAAAAVIAPSALTEAAALAPAVAVAEVAASGADGVAEAAVAASAAGVSVSATTAARPSAPTPAAAAAASALDRDYRYRLARKNVHVAFANLGQAFQRMMLEPKSAQKFVPELNDLLVRSHVLASQITAAAPLLRTSSQQMGGPSHQPLQRALTLIRDNLTHAEEGNPPPADQTEISKQMTRELDKLVVEAERSPDYAPDAVHELRLLAHQCKQMLAASFLIRKDASVIRLPEN; via the coding sequence ATGCGCTATTCAGTCGAAATCAAAAAGTTTCTGTATAGCCAGTACTTCTACGGCGGCTTGCGCATTGCAGTGGGCGTGTCGCTGCCCGCCATTCTTTCCCTCATCGTCTTCCACAACCGGGAACTCGGCTTCACGATCGCGACGGGCGCGCTCGGTGCGTGCGCCGTCGACATGCCCGGCCCGCTCAAGTACAAACACAACGAAATGCTCGCGTGCAGCGTGATCGGCTTCCTCGCCGCGCTCGCCACTGGCCTCGCGACAGTCAACCCCGTCGCGCTGTGGTGCACCGTCGTGCCACTCACCTTCGTACTGTCACTGATCGTCGTCTACGGGAACCGCTGGCCGCAGATCAGCTTCGCGACGCTCTTCATGATGATCATGACGCTCGAAGAGCATTTCACCCCGCTGCAGGCACTCGTCAACGCGTCGTGGATGCTCGTGGGCGGCCTGTGGTTCACGTACTGGTCGACCTTCGTCAGCCGCTGGATGATGTACCGGATCGAACAGCAGGCGCTCGCCGAGAGCGTGTTCGCGCTGGCCGACTACCTGCTCGCGCGCGCCGACTTCTTCGATCTCGACAACGATCTCGACGAGTGCTATCGCAACCTCGTCGCCAAACAGATCGCGGCCGTGGCCATGCAGGACGCCGCGCGCGACATCGTGCTGCGCAACCTGCCCAAGCTGAAAAGCGGACGGCTCGAGCCGCGTCGGGCGACGCTCTTCAATCTGTTCATCCATATCGTCGACCTGCATGAACAGTTCGTCGGCGCGCATACGGACTACCCACTCGTGCGCAATACCTTCGGCGGTTCGGATCTGCTGATCTTCTATCGCGACCTGATCCGCAAGGCTGCAGCCGATCTCGAAGACATCGGTCTTGCCGTGCTGCAGAACGAGCCGCCGCGCGCACGCATCAGCGTCAAGGCCGAACTGCGCGCGATCGAATATGAAATCGAGCTGATGCGCAAGCGGGATCTGCCGAACAGGCACCCCGAAGCCTACTCGACCATTTCGGCTTCGTTCAGGCGCGTGTGGAGCGCGACGCGTCTGATCGAGCGGATGCGCAAGAATCTGGCGAACGAGGACAACACGAAGGAAACCGATCTGCGCATCGATCAGGCGCTCACGCGTTTCGTGTCCAGCCGCCGCGTGCCGTTCGGCTCCATCTTCTCGAACCTGACGATGGCCTCGCCGAGCTTCCGGCATGCGCTGCGTGTGACGATCGCTGTCGCAGTCGGCTTCTGGCTCGGGCGCCTGCTGCCGCTCACGAATGCCTACTGGATCGTGATGACGACCGTCATCATTCTGAAACCCGGCTACTCGCTGACCAAGCAGCGCAACGGGCAGCGTATCGTCGGCACGCTGATCGGCTGCGCGGCAAGCATCGCGCTGATCATGAGCGTGAAGTCGCCGCATGTGCTCATTATCGTGATGTTCGCGTCGATGGTGATGAGCTACAGCCTGCTGCTCTTCAACTACACGGCGAGCGTCGTGTTCACGTCATCGTATGTGTTGCTGCTGTTCCATCTGCTCGCGCCCGGCAGCCTGCACATCATCGGCGAGCGCGCGATCGACACGGTCGTCGGGTGCGCGATCGCGATCGCCGCGAGCCACCTGTTCCCGTATTGGGAATACCGGCTGATGGGGAAGCTCGTCGACGACATGATCGCGGCGATGCGCAGCTACCTCGAAGCGAGCTGGTGGTGGGGAGGCAAGCCGGCCGCGGCTGCCGCTGTGATCGCGCCGTCCGCGCTAACAGAAGCGGCCGCGCTCGCACCTGCCGTGGCCGTCGCGGAGGTCGCGGCGAGCGGTGCAGACGGGGTGGCGGAAGCAGCCGTGGCGGCGTCGGCAGCGGGTGTCTCGGTCAGCGCGACCACGGCTGCGAGGCCGTCGGCCCCGACGCCCGCCGCCGCTGCCGCCGCGAGCGCGCTCGATCGCGACTATCGCTATCGGCTGGCGCGAAAGAACGTACACGTCGCGTTTGCCAATCTGGGGCAGGCGTTTCAACGGATGATGCTCGAGCCCAAATCGGCGCAGAAGTTCGTGCCGGAACTGAACGACCTGCTCGTACGCTCGCATGTGCTCGCCTCGCAGATCACAGCGGCGGCACCGTTGCTGCGCACCTCTTCCCAGCAGATGGGCGGCCCGTCGCATCAGCCGCTGCAACGGGCGCTGACGCTGATTCGCGACAACCTGACGCACGCCGAGGAAGGCAATCCGCCGCCCGCCGATCAGACTGAAATCTCGAAACAGATGACGCGCGAGCTCGACAAGTTGGTCGTCGAGGCGGAACGCTCGCCCGACTATGCGCCCGATGCCGTGCATGAACTGAGGCTGCTCGCGCATCAATGCAAGCAGATGCTGGCGGCGTCCTTCCTGATTCGCAAGGATGCGAGTGTGATCCGGTTGCCCGAGAACTGA
- a CDS encoding Lrp/AsnC family transcriptional regulator yields the protein MGMDIIDRRLLELLQEDATMPIAELAARVNLSQTPCWKRVQRLKEAGVIRAQVALCDPRKLGVGTTVFVAVRTNQHTESWAQTFTRAVQDIPEVVEVYRMSGETDYLLRVVVSDIDDYDRVYKQLIRSVPLYDVSSSFAMEQIKYSTALPVRAAVVAESR from the coding sequence ATGGGAATGGACATCATTGATCGGCGGCTGCTCGAACTCCTTCAGGAAGACGCCACGATGCCGATCGCCGAACTCGCGGCGCGCGTGAACCTGTCGCAGACGCCGTGCTGGAAGCGGGTTCAGCGTCTCAAGGAAGCGGGCGTGATCCGCGCGCAGGTCGCGCTGTGCGATCCGCGCAAACTGGGCGTCGGCACGACCGTGTTTGTCGCCGTGCGCACGAACCAGCACACGGAATCCTGGGCGCAGACCTTTACGAGGGCGGTGCAGGACATTCCCGAAGTGGTCGAGGTATACCGGATGAGCGGCGAGACCGACTATCTGCTGCGCGTCGTCGTGTCCGACATCGACGACTACGACCGCGTCTACAAGCAACTGATTCGCTCCGTGCCGCTTTACGACGTCAGTTCCAGTTTCGCGATGGAGCAGATCAAGTATTCGACGGCGTTGCCGGTGCGGGCCGCCGTCGTCGCCGAAAGCCGCTGA
- a CDS encoding cysteine dioxygenase family protein, producing MHPSAAPNTREFPTAESLSFYCARPAAGALAQLCTALDAAFDACADAPDPSLHAAFARAVRAALAEAAADPALLTDEQREASTACYRRHLLAADPLGRYAIAALVWMPGQASPVHAHHTWCGYALIDGTLTETRYEWQADSDCAAPVREQSREPGAVSFTRAGRTCIHRLANGSDKAAVSLHIYGVAGEQIGTHVNDIVRIADTVRAVAA from the coding sequence ATGCATCCTTCAGCCGCCCCCAACACACGCGAATTCCCGACGGCCGAATCGCTCTCTTTTTACTGCGCGAGGCCCGCCGCGGGCGCCCTTGCGCAGCTGTGCACGGCCCTCGATGCCGCCTTCGACGCCTGCGCTGACGCGCCCGATCCGTCGCTGCATGCAGCGTTCGCCCGGGCGGTGCGCGCGGCGCTCGCCGAAGCAGCCGCCGATCCCGCCCTGCTCACGGATGAACAGCGTGAAGCGTCCACCGCGTGCTACCGGCGCCATCTGCTCGCCGCCGATCCGCTCGGTCGCTATGCGATCGCCGCACTCGTCTGGATGCCCGGCCAGGCCAGTCCGGTTCACGCGCATCACACGTGGTGCGGCTATGCGTTGATCGACGGCACGTTGACGGAAACGCGATACGAATGGCAGGCGGACAGCGATTGCGCGGCGCCCGTGCGCGAGCAATCGCGCGAACCGGGCGCCGTGTCGTTCACGCGCGCAGGACGCACCTGCATCCACCGGCTCGCCAACGGCAGCGACAAGGCCGCTGTCTCCCTGCATATCTACGGCGTTGCGGGCGAGCAGATCGGCACGCATGTGAACGACATCGTGCGCATCGCGGATACCGTGCGAGCCGTTGCTGCCTGA